One Lysinibacillus sp. OF-1 DNA segment encodes these proteins:
- the queG gene encoding tRNA epoxyqueuosine(34) reductase QueG, which yields MNIHDLQRDFVAYAMSIGVDKIGFTTAAPFTELKNRLRRQQELGYQSGFEESNIEKRTEPLQLLNEAESIVAIAVAYPSRMQNAPVGKKGARRGIFCRASWGVDYHTAIRERLKLLSAWLEEHVEGVRIESMVDTGALVDRAVAERAGIGWSGKNCSIITPEFGSYVYLGELITNIPFAPDKPMEDECGDCRLCLDVCPTGALIQGGQLNAQRCIAFLTQTKGLLPDEFRNHIGNRLYGCDTCQTVCPKNKGKINWMHEEFMPDPELAKPLLTPLLTISNREFKAKFGHVSGSWRGKKPIQRNAILALAHFKEEAAIPDLIDVLQKDERPVIRGTAAWALGKIGGEIAQSALHEAEVTEQDEEVLSEIHKGLQFFQ from the coding sequence ACTTTGTGGCATATGCGATGTCCATTGGCGTTGATAAAATAGGTTTTACAACAGCAGCTCCCTTTACAGAACTAAAGAACAGATTGCGTCGCCAGCAGGAGCTAGGCTACCAGTCTGGTTTTGAAGAAAGTAATATTGAAAAACGTACCGAACCCCTTCAATTATTAAATGAAGCAGAGAGCATTGTAGCGATAGCTGTTGCCTATCCTTCGCGTATGCAAAATGCACCAGTTGGTAAAAAAGGTGCAAGGCGTGGAATTTTTTGTCGAGCTTCATGGGGTGTCGATTATCATACAGCAATACGTGAACGTTTGAAGTTATTATCTGCTTGGCTTGAGGAACACGTCGAGGGTGTGCGAATTGAATCGATGGTAGATACGGGAGCACTTGTAGATCGAGCCGTAGCAGAACGTGCAGGCATTGGCTGGAGTGGGAAAAATTGTTCCATTATAACGCCTGAATTTGGCTCTTATGTGTATTTGGGAGAGCTCATCACAAATATCCCTTTTGCGCCAGATAAGCCAATGGAGGATGAATGTGGAGATTGTCGATTGTGCTTGGATGTTTGTCCGACTGGCGCCTTAATCCAAGGGGGACAACTGAATGCACAGCGCTGTATTGCCTTTCTGACCCAAACAAAGGGATTACTGCCTGATGAGTTCCGAAATCATATCGGCAATCGTCTTTATGGCTGTGATACATGCCAGACAGTATGTCCTAAAAATAAAGGGAAAATTAATTGGATGCATGAAGAATTTATGCCAGATCCAGAGCTTGCCAAGCCATTATTGACTCCTCTTTTAACGATTTCTAATCGAGAATTTAAGGCCAAGTTTGGTCATGTCTCAGGCTCTTGGCGTGGGAAAAAGCCTATCCAGCGTAATGCCATTTTAGCACTCGCTCATTTTAAAGAAGAAGCCGCCATACCAGATTTAATCGATGTTCTTCAAAAAGATGAACGTCCTGTCATTCGTGGCACAGCTGCATGGGCTTTAGGCAAGATAGGTGGAGAAATAGCCCAATCTGCTTTACATGAAGCGGAAGTTACAGAACAGGATGAAGAAGTACTCAGTGAAATTCATAAAGGGTTGCAGTTTTTCCAATAA
- the trmL gene encoding tRNA (uridine(34)/cytosine(34)/5-carboxymethylaminomethyluridine(34)-2'-O)-methyltransferase TrmL: MPLHIVLYQPEIPANTGNIARTCAGTNTSLHLIRPLGFSTDDKMLKRAGLDYWHSVNIVYHDSLDDFIEHSKNGDVYLIETYSDEPFTTHDFSDQDRDIYFMFGKETTGLPKDFAYDRRDMCLRIPQSDHIRSLNLSNTAAIVIYEALRQQGYPGLH, from the coding sequence ATGCCATTGCATATCGTTTTATATCAACCAGAAATTCCAGCTAATACAGGGAATATTGCTCGTACTTGTGCTGGTACGAATACATCGTTACATTTAATTCGTCCACTAGGTTTTTCGACGGACGATAAAATGTTGAAACGAGCAGGCTTAGATTATTGGCATAGTGTGAATATTGTCTATCATGATTCACTGGATGATTTTATAGAGCATTCTAAAAATGGAGATGTTTATTTAATCGAAACGTATAGTGATGAGCCGTTTACGACGCATGATTTTAGTGATCAAGATCGAGATATTTATTTTATGTTTGGAAAAGAAACGACAGGGTTGCCAAAGGACTTTGCATATGATCGACGAGATATGTGCTTGCGTATTCCGCAAAGTGATCATATACGTTCACTCAATTTGTCTAATACGGCTGCCATTGTCATTTATGAGGCATTACGACAACAAGGCTATCCAGGTTTACATTAA